From Xylanibacter oryzae DSM 17970, a single genomic window includes:
- a CDS encoding fimbrillin family protein — protein MSRKFERNKYIDLLCSLCLLLIISLCICSCTSENSIFDNDNTKLLNFSVSIPEWKNNDSTSNLNTRATPISGSSFDKASSFNIIADAYDGTKSYSTIINNEVVSFTNNIWQTATPHYWPGTANKTLNFYAYYPNSISSSITHTAGSAPTLSYTVPNDAVNQIDIMTANGNNVSGNINSSTPLSFSHIFAAVKFSVGTSGLPSGTVKSITISGINNSGKYTFGSGWTLGSSTSPFTVSPSTVITGAAGANITSDAFTMMMIPQTFSNATVTLVYSNGTTFSTTISGTWNAGGSYTYNLSKTIIYNYDYTGASQTFTAPYTGTYKFEAWGAGITTCNIGSYTSGLISLNKNQIIYVYVGQSGITGIITANPSWNGGGAVTSGCSDGNNYSGGGATDFRLISGNWDDFNSLKSRIMVAGGGGGVVSAYDRLGFAGGLESIDSRHLFYDQEFIALKVTQTSGYQFGIGAAGDRTGGGGGYYGGNTTSQILNTTRTEHCASTGGSSFISGYSGCNAISGSSTSDNITHTGSPNHYSGYVFTNSQMIAGNASMPSPSGGTEIGHAGNGYARITFVSAN, from the coding sequence ATGTCTAGGAAATTTGAAAGGAATAAGTATATAGACTTATTATGCTCTTTATGTTTATTACTAATAATCAGTTTGTGCATCTGTTCTTGCACAAGTGAAAATAGTATTTTTGATAATGACAATACTAAATTATTAAACTTCTCTGTATCGATACCTGAATGGAAAAATAATGACAGTACTTCAAATCTGAATACAAGGGCTACACCTATATCAGGTTCATCATTTGATAAAGCAAGTAGTTTTAATATTATTGCTGATGCTTATGACGGAACAAAGAGCTACAGCACTATCATAAATAATGAGGTTGTATCTTTCACTAATAACATATGGCAGACAGCTACTCCTCATTATTGGCCTGGAACTGCAAATAAGACTCTTAACTTCTATGCTTACTACCCTAATAGTATTTCCAGCAGTATTACTCATACTGCTGGATCTGCACCAACTTTATCATACACTGTCCCAAATGATGCAGTCAATCAGATTGATATAATGACTGCTAACGGTAATAATGTTAGTGGTAATATAAACTCTTCTACACCATTAAGTTTTAGTCATATTTTTGCTGCTGTCAAATTCTCGGTTGGAACGAGTGGACTACCTAGTGGAACGGTGAAATCAATAACTATAAGTGGTATAAATAATTCGGGTAAATATACTTTTGGTAGTGGATGGACTTTAGGATCATCAACATCACCATTTACTGTTTCACCATCTACTGTTATTACAGGAGCTGCGGGAGCAAATATTACATCTGATGCTTTTACTATGATGATGATTCCTCAAACTTTTAGTAATGCTACTGTTACATTGGTTTATAGCAATGGAACAACATTCTCAACTACAATATCTGGTACATGGAATGCAGGTGGCTCTTATACTTATAATTTGTCTAAAACTATAATTTATAATTATGATTATACAGGTGCATCACAGACTTTTACAGCACCTTATACAGGTACATATAAATTTGAAGCTTGGGGAGCTGGTATTACAACATGTAATATTGGTAGCTATACTAGTGGATTGATTTCATTAAATAAAAACCAAATAATATATGTTTACGTTGGACAGTCTGGTATTACTGGAATAATAACAGCAAATCCATCATGGAATGGTGGCGGAGCTGTAACATCTGGATGCAGTGATGGAAATAATTACTCAGGAGGTGGGGCTACAGATTTTAGACTAATTAGTGGAAATTGGGATGATTTTAATTCTTTAAAATCGCGTATAATGGTTGCTGGTGGAGGCGGAGGTGTTGTTAGTGCTTATGATAGGCTTGGTTTTGCTGGTGGATTAGAATCAATAGATTCTCGACATTTATTTTATGATCAGGAATTTATCGCTTTAAAAGTGACTCAAACAAGTGGTTATCAATTCGGGATAGGTGCTGCTGGAGATAGAACAGGTGGTGGAGGTGGATATTACGGAGGAAACACAACTAGCCAAATTTTAAACACAACAAGAACGGAACATTGTGCTTCGACAGGTGGATCCTCGTTTATATCAGGTTATTCTGGTTGTAATGCAATATCAGGATCATCAACATCTGATAATATTACACACACAGGATCACCTAATCATTATTCAGGATATGTTTTTACCAATTCACAAATGATTGCAGGTAACGCTTCAATGCCTTCACCTTCAGGTGGAACAGAAATAGGACATGCAGGCAATGGTTATGCAAGAATAACATTCGTTTCTGCTAATTAA
- a CDS encoding fimbrillin family protein codes for MSRKFDNNKCTDSLYSLYLLLIVCLCICSCTSENNIFDNDNTKLLNFSVSVPEWKNNDSSSDLNTRAMPVSGSSLDKASSFNLIADVYDGTKNYSTIIKDETVSYTNNMWKTVASHYWPGVATKTVSFYAYYPTSISSSITHTAGSAPSLSYTVQSDAANQIDIMTATGNKISGNTNSSTPLAFNHIFAAVKFAVGTNGLPSGTVKSITISGINNSGTYTFSSGWTLGSTTTSFTVSPSTVITGSAGANITSDAFTMMMIPQTFSNASVTLLYNNGTTFSTTISGAWNAGSSYTYNLSKTIVSSFGYTGSAQIFTAPYAGTYKLEVWGAAGGAGWADGIKAYGGYSYGNIKLNTGQLLYVFVGQYQDGPVSPSPFGCYNGGGLGQAPGGGATHIATTSRGELKNYASYQNEVLIVAGGGGGVEWGGNGGSGGGISGSSGKSEVSGQPVSASAPGGSQTSGGTSVAPDLSVWNGTNTLINASFGQGGCGYTSTSDYGAGGGGGWYGGGGTSYSGAAGGGSGHLGASLISGTTGMTNGICSDAGHATITYISAN; via the coding sequence ATGTCTAGGAAATTTGATAATAATAAGTGTACAGACTCATTATACTCTTTATATTTATTACTAATAGTCTGTTTGTGCATCTGTTCTTGCACTAGTGAAAATAATATTTTTGATAATGATAATACTAAATTATTGAACTTCTCTGTATCTGTACCTGAATGGAAAAATAATGACAGTTCTTCTGATTTGAATACGAGAGCTATGCCTGTCTCTGGTTCATCATTAGATAAAGCAAGTAGTTTTAATTTGATTGCAGATGTTTATGATGGAACAAAAAACTACAGCACTATCATAAAAGACGAGACTGTATCTTATACTAATAATATGTGGAAGACAGTTGCTTCTCACTATTGGCCTGGAGTTGCAACTAAAACAGTTAGCTTCTATGCATACTATCCTACCAGTATTTCTAGTAGTATTACGCATACAGCAGGATCTGCTCCTAGTTTATCATATACAGTACAAAGTGATGCCGCAAACCAAATTGATATAATGACTGCTACAGGAAACAAGATTAGTGGAAATACTAATTCATCTACACCTTTAGCATTTAATCATATATTTGCAGCTGTAAAGTTTGCTGTAGGAACTAATGGGCTGCCTAGTGGAACTGTAAAATCAATAACGATAAGTGGAATAAACAATTCAGGCACATATACTTTTAGCAGTGGATGGACTTTAGGTTCAACAACAACATCATTTACAGTCTCACCATCTACTGTAATTACAGGTTCGGCTGGAGCAAATATTACATCTGATGCTTTTACTATGATGATGATTCCTCAAACGTTCAGCAATGCAAGTGTTACATTGCTATATAATAATGGGACTACATTCTCTACTACGATATCAGGTGCATGGAATGCTGGCAGTTCTTATACTTATAATCTGTCTAAAACGATTGTTTCCTCTTTTGGATATACAGGTAGTGCCCAAATCTTTACTGCGCCTTATGCAGGTACATATAAACTTGAAGTATGGGGAGCTGCCGGTGGAGCTGGATGGGCTGATGGAATAAAAGCATATGGTGGATATAGTTATGGAAATATCAAATTAAATACAGGCCAACTTTTATACGTTTTTGTCGGACAATATCAAGATGGACCTGTATCACCATCACCATTTGGTTGTTATAACGGAGGAGGATTAGGTCAGGCTCCTGGTGGTGGAGCAACCCATATTGCGACTACGAGTAGAGGTGAATTAAAAAATTACGCTTCGTATCAAAATGAAGTTCTAATTGTTGCCGGAGGTGGTGGTGGAGTTGAATGGGGTGGCAACGGAGGAAGTGGAGGAGGTATTTCCGGCAGTTCTGGAAAATCAGAAGTAAGTGGTCAACCCGTATCTGCATCTGCCCCAGGTGGAAGCCAGACATCAGGAGGAACTTCTGTTGCACCTGATTTATCCGTATGGAATGGAACAAACACATTAATTAATGCCAGTTTTGGACAGGGTGGATGCGGTTATACAAGTACATCTGATTACGGTGCAGGTGGTGGAGGAGGATGGTATGGCGGAGGCGGTACCTCCTACTCTGGTGCTGCAGGCGGTGGTTCTGGACATTTGGGAGCTAGTTTAATTAGTGGTACGACTGGCATGACTAATGGAATATGCTCAGATGCTGGACATGCTACCATAACTTATATTTCTGCTAATTAG